A section of the Etheostoma cragini isolate CJK2018 chromosome 12, CSU_Ecrag_1.0, whole genome shotgun sequence genome encodes:
- the emilin2a gene encoding EMILIN-2 isoform X1, with protein MLGIFISRRLLGMNCRSGEMDWRWTVFTLFLNFHFTNGSPSSYDLFQGSPYTGVVHRHRNRNWCAYVVRRNVSCAVQGSVESFQEPVVVPCPAYRTDCQQKVTYQNRFRSTYKTAFKTVTELEWRCCPGYQGVDCKDVKPPLDRQTVQGTQPYLTPNPGYTRHIQRPERRETGHHETRHGGTDKVRLLEGEVQRLSQTVLDLQSALTGLTANLRTELQEDTKKILMTLLNNMRPPDSATVVGTEENPAVLDGHQTTKGGMAGDNAIEKIVTRLDDIDNELKSKGEALEDLRGTMTSHEGQIRVLMDASQSQSPVIAEFDVIQTYVDGKIEKLKKELDQNVEEQMAKLQSSCNDKIKTWEDNRDQGLASLTKLVDTKEADLRKEIRALRLDMAAADGPIRTQRQTDPFKVEEDRSDHKDLWREIDRIAEAHRILNVRIDNELGHLSEPQEDNDFSLVVEELEARINITEQNAETHCFYIEEKLTRTILDEVAALRQLLEERLSGMENQMWNSSFPGMSVDSMNAIQTEVNDNKFLLQGLDEKVNAVGELCSAGCSGSGLSVGAVSSSPTPKGLENILKDLSRYRNDLDVLNTDVRANTDKLGQLEVIFERESVANMGQVKTMEDFQKGLINLQDNVLGLAGAVTGLSDSISKYNQDMHRINSTCCHAEQSGTGSPATLSSQADDTRRQVEELGNRLDTLSKQVSSELNQCRQNTQGVSDDISTVNGRVSRMEKVCGRLDGVSANIRELKDGLEKHVVGLRDCVYRMNATCGNHGADIIALQNSLQRFHTQLSAMAKHVLKDVTAKEPGMALRPERPAVLPDLTQPGTRIQQIHIPLIIPPPPSNPRPPYNPSQPLRPNVHSTKISPPSQPSRPHQPGHPTVPLVPKRPVVETGEAGPPGYSRRVTVRRGSEDSSNMPVKGFAGAPGYPPPQPVSFNPQSNSHQVPIAAKVPWNPMHHSPVESPVSADNSAFADPFSFSAGLTQQPLSVDFGFIRFNRVLVNDGGHYNPHTGIFTVPLDGRYLISGLLTAKHGDYVEAVLSVSNRSIQRLQSSVGPVAGQHGGSAAGNCGCGGSVSFSLIVPLRKGDRVGLVRTAGQLATTGAREILSTYSAIFLYAPQAKR; from the exons ATGCTAGGGATATTTATTTCAAGGCGTTTGTTAGGTATGAATTGCAGGAGTGGAGAGATGGACTGGCGGTGGACAGTTTTCACACTGTTTTTGAACTTTCACTTCACTAACGGGTCTCCCTCCTCTTATGACTTGTTCCAAGGGTCTCCGTACACTGGAGTggtacacagacacagaaacag GAACTGGTGTGCCTATGTGGTGCGCAGGAACGTTAGCTGTGCCGTGCAGGGGAGTGTAGAGAGCTTCCAGGAGCCCGTGGTGGTCCCCTGCCCAGCCTACCGGACCGACTGCCAGCAAAAAGTGAC ATACCAAAATCGGTTTCGTTCCACGTACAAGACTGCCTTCAAAACAGTCACAGAGTTGGAGTGGAGATGCTGTCCTGGTTACCAAGGTGTGGACTGTAAAGACGTAAAACCACCCCTAGACCGACAAACCGTTCAGGGAACGCAGCCTTACCTCACACCAAATCCTGGATATACCAGACACATACAGA GGCCAGAGCGGAGAGAGACAGGGCACCATGAGACGAGGCATGGTGGGACAGATAAGGTGCGTCTTCTGGAAGGTGAAGTTCAGCGTCTGTCTCAGACAGTCCTTGATCTCCAATCTGCTTTGACAGGGTTAACCGCCAACCTCCGCACAGAGCTGCAGGAAGACACAAAGAAGATACTGATGACACTTCTCAACAACATGCGTCCACCAGACAGTGCTACGGTTGTAGGCACGGAGGAGAACCCGGCAGTGCTGGATGGTCATCAGACTACTAAAGGTGGGATGGCTGGAGACAACGCTATAGAAAAAATAGTGACCCGGTTGGACGATATCGACAACGAACTGAAAAGCAAGGGTGAAGCTCTGGAAGACCTTAGAGGAACCATGACAAGTCACGAGGGGCAGATCCGCGTCCTGATGGATGCCTCTCAATCCCAGAGTCCAGTCATAGCAGAGTTTGATGTTATACAGACCTACGTTGATGGAAAAATTGAGAAGTTGAAGAAGGAGCTAGACCAGAATGTGGAGGAACAGATGGCCAAGCTGCAAAGCTCATGCAACGACAAAATCAAGACCTGGGAAGACAACCGTGATCAAGGTTTGGCTAGTCTGACCAAGCTGGTAGATACCAAAGAAGCTGATCTGAGAAAGGAGATTCGAGCACTACGTCTGGACATGGCTGCCGCAGATGGACCTATAAGAACTCAAAGGCAGACAGATCCGTTCAAAGTAGAGGAGGATCGGAGTGACCATAAAGACCTTTGGCGTGAGATTGATCGTATTGCAGAGGCTCACCGCATCCTGAATGTCCGCATTGACAACGAGTTAGGGCACCTGTCTGAACCTCAAGAAGACAATGATTTCAGTCTAGTGGTGGAAGAGCTGGAGGCACGCATTAATATCACAGAGCAAAATGCAGAGACTCATTGTTTCTATATTGAAGAGAAGCTGACCCGTACGATTTTGGACGAAGTGGCAGCACTCCGGCAGCTTCTGGAGGAGCGTCTGAGTGGCATGGAGAACCAAATGTGGAATAGCTCCTTCCCTGGAATGTCCGTTGACTCCATGAATGCCATCCAGACAGAAGTCAACGACAATAAGTTCCTATTGCAAGGTTTGGATGAGAAGGTCAATGCTGTTGGAGAGTTGTGCTCTGCAGGATGTTCAGGCTCAGGACTTAGTGTAGGTGCAGTGAGTTCATCACCCACACCTAAAGGTCTAGAAAACATTTTGAAGGACCTGAGTCGATATAGGAATGACTTGGATGTTCTTAACACAGATGTCAGGGCCAACACGGACAAGCTCGGGCAACTGGAGGTCATTTTTGAAAGGGAGTCAGTCGCAAATATGGGACAAGTCAAGACGATGGAGGACTTCCAGAAGGGATTGATTAATCTCCAAGATAATGTGCTTGGTCTGGCTGGTGCTGTTACCGGGTTAAGTGACTCAATAAGCAAATACAACCAGGATATGCACAGAATAAACTCCACATGCTGCCATGCAGAGCAGAGTGGCACTGGGAGTCCAGCAACACTCAGTAGCCAGGCAGATGACACCAGGCGTCAGGTGGAGGAGCTGGGTAACAGACTTGATACGCTCAGTAAGCAGGTGTCATCTGAACTGAATCAATGTAGACAGAATACACAGGGTGTTTCTGATGACATCTCTACTGTGAATGGACGTGTGAGCAGAATGGAAAAGGTGTGTGGAAGGCTAGATGGGGTTTCTGCAAATATCAGAGAGCTCAAAGATGGACTGGAGAAACATGTAGTTGGTCTGCGGGACTGTGTGTACAGGATGAACGCCACCTGTGGAAACCACGGCGCGGACATCATTGCACTGCAGAATTCCTTGCAGAGGTTCCATACACAGCTGTCTGCGATGGCCAAACATGTACTGAAAGATGTCACCGCCAAAGAGCCAG gAATGGCATTGAGACCAGAGAGGCCTGCTGTTTTGCCAGATTTGACTCAGCCCGGTACCAGAATCCAACAAATCCACATCCCTCTCATCATCCCACCGCCGCCATCCAACCCCAGGCCGCCGTACAATCCCAGCCAACCACTGAGGCCCAACGTGCACTCGACAAAGATCAGCCCACCAAGCCAGCCGTCCAGACCCCACCAACCAGGCCACCCCACTGTTCCCTTGGTTCCCAAAAGGCCGGTGGTGGAAACGGGTGAGGCAGGACCTCCAGGGTACAGCCGCCGGGTGACTGTGCGGAGAGGGTCTGAAGACTCTTCCAACATGCCTGTCAAAGGCTTTGCCGGAGCACCAG GTTATCCTCCTCCGCAGCCTGTGTCGTTCAATCCTCAATCAAACAGCCACCAAG TTCCCATAGCAGCAAAGGTGCCCTGGAACCCGATGCATCACTCTCCAGTGGAATCTCCAG TTTCAGCCGACAACAGCGCCTTTGCAGAtcccttctccttctctgctgGCCTCACACAGCAGCCGCTCTCTGTAGACTTTGGCTTCATCCGCTTCAACAGAGTTCTAGTCAATGACGGAGGACACTACAATCCCCACACAG